From a single bacterium genomic region:
- a CDS encoding Fur family transcriptional regulator, which translates to MATSSTLPEAVWARLRQVGLRVTPVRRRLLRLFASSRRWYTPEELRAAAEQAGLHPGRATVYRLIAALTEAGLCRSFPQTNRTTRYVFCAPGHHHHMICLDCGSVASVADCQVSVPDRRFAVLDHVVDFFGRCTRCQKKVAPAR; encoded by the coding sequence ATGGCGACATCATCGACACTCCCTGAAGCCGTCTGGGCACGGCTGCGACAAGTGGGCCTCCGCGTAACCCCGGTCCGGCGCCGGCTCCTCCGGCTCTTCGCCTCTTCGCGGCGCTGGTATACACCAGAGGAGTTGCGCGCTGCGGCCGAGCAGGCAGGGCTGCACCCGGGCCGCGCCACCGTGTACCGGCTCATCGCGGCCCTCACGGAGGCGGGACTCTGCCGGTCGTTCCCGCAAACAAACCGGACGACGCGGTACGTCTTCTGCGCCCCCGGCCATCACCATCACATGATCTGCCTCGACTGCGGCTCGGTCGCCAGTGTGGCGGACTGCCAGGTCAGCGTGCCGGACAGACGATTCGCCGTCCTCGACCATGTCGTGGACTTCTTTGGCCGGTGCACCCGGTGTCAGAAAAAAGTCGCCCCAGCCCGCTAA
- a CDS encoding zinc ABC transporter substrate-binding protein → MLSRRAHVVGMIVVVGLGLLGAARAAPAASVASRIIIVAAENFYGDIVGQIGGDHVAVTSIITDPNVDPHEYVINARDGAAVANARLVIQNGIGYDDFMNQLMAASPNPQRKVIVVAELTGHKKGDNLHLWYDPPTIPKVAQAVLEALVQIDPGNATSFRNWYRAFQASLLPLNQAIANTKAQYGGTPIAFTEPVFGYMAAALGLNVLTPIEFQKAIEEGEDPPASALARMEDQLKTHQVKVLLYNTQTVSPITTRVRELARRVGVPVVGVSETEPPGKSFQQWMLSQLEALRAALAASK, encoded by the coding sequence ATGCTGTCAAGGCGGGCGCACGTGGTGGGGATGATCGTGGTGGTCGGGCTGGGGCTCCTGGGAGCGGCGCGCGCAGCCCCAGCCGCGTCTGTCGCATCGCGCATCATCATCGTCGCGGCAGAGAATTTCTACGGCGACATCGTGGGCCAGATCGGCGGCGACCACGTGGCTGTGACGAGCATCATCACCGACCCCAACGTCGACCCGCATGAGTACGTCATCAACGCGCGGGATGGGGCGGCCGTCGCCAACGCCCGCCTGGTCATCCAAAACGGGATCGGCTACGACGATTTCATGAACCAGTTGATGGCCGCGTCGCCAAATCCACAGCGCAAGGTGATTGTCGTGGCCGAGCTGACCGGCCACAAGAAGGGCGACAATCTGCACCTCTGGTACGATCCCCCGACGATCCCCAAGGTCGCTCAAGCCGTCCTCGAGGCGCTCGTCCAGATCGATCCGGGCAACGCGACCTCCTTTCGCAACTGGTACCGAGCGTTTCAGGCCTCGCTGCTGCCCCTGAATCAGGCGATCGCCAACACCAAGGCGCAATACGGGGGCACCCCGATCGCGTTTACCGAGCCCGTCTTCGGCTACATGGCCGCCGCTCTGGGGTTGAACGTCCTCACTCCCATAGAGTTTCAAAAAGCGATTGAGGAAGGGGAGGATCCGCCGGCTTCCGCGCTGGCCCGGATGGAGGACCAGCTCAAGACACACCAGGTGAAGGTGCTCTTGTACAACACCCAGACGGTCTCCCCCATCACCACCCGGGTCCGGGAGCTGGCGAGACGCGTGGGCGTGCCCGTGGTGGGCGTGTCGGAGACCGAGCCGCCGGGGAAGTCCTTCCAGCAGTGGATGCTCTCCCAATTGGAGGCGTTGCGGGCGGCGCTCGCAGCGAGTAAGTAG
- a CDS encoding ATP-binding cassette domain-containing protein translates to MVPPGEFLAVLGPNGTGKTSLLRVLLGLQPLSEGQAEVLGRVPHRGNPAIGYIPQQRAFDADLPLRGRDLVRFGLDGHQWGFTRDSRVARRQVDEILTLLDARAFADEPIGRLSGGEQQRLRVAQALIGRPRLLLCDEPLLSLDLNYQQTIVQLLSEWNRQRGVTVIFVTHDVNPLLAVIDRVLLLAGGPWAVGDVDEVLTSETLTRLYRRPVEVLRIEGRVVVLGAELGGHEPLPGHRAGVR, encoded by the coding sequence GTGGTGCCGCCCGGGGAGTTTCTCGCTGTGCTGGGCCCCAATGGCACCGGCAAGACCTCGCTCCTCCGCGTCCTGTTGGGTCTCCAGCCGCTCAGCGAGGGGCAGGCAGAGGTGCTTGGACGCGTTCCTCACCGCGGCAACCCGGCGATCGGGTACATTCCCCAGCAACGAGCCTTTGATGCCGATCTGCCACTTCGCGGCCGCGATCTGGTGCGGTTTGGGTTGGACGGGCACCAGTGGGGCTTCACACGAGATTCGAGGGTCGCGCGCCGCCAAGTTGACGAGATTCTGACGCTGCTCGATGCCCGGGCGTTTGCCGACGAACCGATCGGACGGCTCTCGGGCGGAGAGCAGCAGCGTCTTCGGGTCGCACAGGCCCTGATCGGCAGGCCCCGTTTACTGCTCTGCGACGAGCCACTCCTCAGCCTGGACCTGAACTATCAGCAGACGATCGTGCAGTTGCTCTCGGAGTGGAACCGCCAGCGAGGGGTCACCGTTATCTTCGTGACGCACGATGTCAACCCGCTCTTGGCCGTGATCGATCGCGTATTACTGCTCGCCGGTGGTCCATGGGCGGTCGGCGATGTCGACGAGGTGTTGACTTCCGAGACCCTCACCCGTCTCTATAGACGGCCGGTGGAGGTGCTGCGCATCGAGGGGCGGGTCGTGGTCCTGGGCGCTGAACTCGGGGGCCACGAGCCGTTGCCTGGCCATCGGGCGGGCGTCCGATGA
- a CDS encoding metal ABC transporter permease produces the protein MSSLWHYAFVQHALLAGIITAVLAGCVGPIVTARNMSFAVHGLAELGFTGAAGAVLLGASPMIGVLTATFAAAAAIGVLGVRLRERDIAIGSVLAFGTGLGVLFLSLTQRYATEAFGILFGSILAVTTGDIVRSLIVGTVAIAVLAVIYRPLRFASVDPEVAEARGVPVRLLSTVFLLLLALAVSEAVQVVGVLLILTLLIVPSAAAQRVTAHPGLVVAYSVGIALVATIGGLACAIYTSLPVSFFVATLSFAAYLLARAVSVGTMKMARRPSAEAEDAGRGSLTRPSSSESH, from the coding sequence ATGAGTTCGCTGTGGCACTACGCGTTCGTACAGCACGCGCTGCTCGCCGGGATCATCACCGCCGTCCTGGCGGGTTGCGTCGGGCCGATCGTCACCGCCCGCAATATGTCGTTTGCTGTCCATGGCCTCGCCGAACTCGGCTTCACCGGCGCGGCCGGGGCGGTGCTGCTCGGAGCGTCGCCCATGATCGGGGTGCTGACCGCGACGTTTGCCGCCGCGGCGGCGATCGGGGTCCTTGGAGTTCGTCTGCGCGAACGCGACATCGCGATCGGGAGCGTCCTCGCCTTCGGCACCGGCCTCGGTGTCTTGTTCTTGAGCCTCACCCAGCGCTATGCGACGGAAGCGTTCGGCATCCTCTTCGGGTCGATCCTCGCTGTCACCACGGGGGACATCGTCCGGTCGCTGATCGTCGGAACGGTGGCCATCGCGGTCCTGGCCGTCATCTACCGCCCGTTGCGCTTTGCCAGCGTCGATCCCGAGGTGGCGGAGGCCCGCGGCGTCCCCGTCCGTCTGCTCTCCACGGTATTCCTCTTACTGCTGGCGCTCGCTGTCTCGGAGGCCGTCCAAGTCGTGGGTGTCCTGCTGATCCTGACGCTGCTCATCGTCCCGTCGGCGGCCGCGCAGCGGGTCACGGCCCACCCAGGCTTGGTGGTGGCCTACAGTGTGGGGATCGCGCTCGTTGCCACCATCGGCGGCCTCGCCTGCGCGATCTACACATCCCTTCCGGTCAGCTTCTTCGTCGCGACTCTGAGCTTCGCCGCTTATCTGCTCGCGCGCGCTGTAAGTGTGGGTACGATGAAGATGGCGCGGCGGCCATCTGCAGAAGCGGAAGACGCGGGCCGCGGGTCGTTAACGAGGCCTTCCTCGTCCGAGTCTCATTGA
- a CDS encoding M48 family metalloprotease codes for MRFSRRRLITAMAAAVVAVVLPFAPRSSIADAQLFAVSEADEIKIGRQVEAEVLKTYGFVNDPAKTRYVRGIALKLAHVSERPNLPWTYHIVQDASVNAFAAPGGFVFVTKGLLPFVKSRDELAFVLGHETTHIAHRHAVDLAQKQMELQFGAILITQLLFGGSLSAYQLSQVASGLLGAKYSRDKEYEADHYGVIFAKKAGFDPRASVSFFERLQGLEQKQGAVGTAFASHPPTPDRIKAVRDELRQMGYQIAASVK; via the coding sequence GTGCGGTTCAGTCGGCGTCGATTGATCACGGCCATGGCCGCAGCCGTTGTGGCAGTCGTGCTGCCGTTCGCTCCCCGCTCCTCGATCGCCGATGCCCAACTCTTCGCGGTTAGCGAAGCGGATGAGATCAAGATCGGGCGTCAGGTCGAGGCCGAGGTCCTTAAGACGTACGGGTTCGTCAACGATCCGGCGAAGACCCGATATGTGAGGGGGATTGCCCTCAAACTCGCGCACGTGTCGGAACGGCCGAACCTCCCATGGACCTACCATATCGTGCAAGATGCCTCCGTGAATGCCTTCGCGGCTCCGGGAGGGTTTGTGTTCGTGACCAAAGGGCTGCTGCCGTTCGTCAAGTCCAGGGACGAGCTGGCATTCGTGCTGGGACACGAGACCACCCACATCGCTCACCGGCATGCCGTCGACCTGGCCCAAAAGCAAATGGAGCTGCAGTTCGGCGCCATCCTGATCACCCAGCTGCTCTTCGGAGGCAGTTTGAGCGCGTATCAACTCTCCCAGGTCGCGAGCGGCCTGCTCGGCGCGAAATACTCTCGCGACAAGGAATATGAGGCGGACCACTACGGTGTGATCTTCGCGAAAAAAGCCGGATTTGACCCTCGAGCCTCCGTGTCTTTTTTCGAGCGCCTCCAAGGGTTGGAGCAGAAGCAGGGCGCGGTCGGCACCGCGTTCGCGAGCCATCCTCCGACACCCGATCGGATCAAGGCCGTCCGGGATGAACTCCGGCAGATGGGCTATCAGATCGCCGCCTCGGTCAAATGA
- a CDS encoding DNA polymerase ligase N-terminal domain-containing protein has product MSLQEYRRKRRFGRTPEPEGRPGPPSKTAGKLTYVIQKHQASHLHYDLRLEANGVMLSWAVPKGPSLDPSVKRLAMRVEDHPVDYARFEGVIPEGEYGAGTVMVWDRGTWVPDDPDVDAALRRGELKFTLRGTKLKGSWVLVRTRSGYPASSGRPAWLLIKHRDAYASDRDVTVSRPNSVVSRRTLAGIAGAASGDAAGRAGGSATAAIVRRPAPRRRAPASRRGQRR; this is encoded by the coding sequence ATGAGCCTTCAGGAGTATCGCCGGAAGCGACGCTTTGGCCGGACGCCTGAGCCGGAGGGGCGGCCCGGACCGCCTTCGAAGACGGCGGGGAAGCTCACGTATGTGATCCAAAAGCATCAAGCCAGCCACCTTCATTACGACCTCCGCCTCGAGGCGAACGGCGTGATGCTCTCCTGGGCGGTGCCCAAGGGGCCGTCACTCGATCCATCGGTCAAGCGCCTGGCGATGCGCGTGGAAGACCATCCCGTCGACTACGCCCGCTTCGAGGGTGTGATCCCGGAAGGTGAATATGGAGCGGGGACGGTCATGGTCTGGGACCGCGGGACGTGGGTCCCCGACGACCCGGACGTCGATGCCGCGCTGCGGCGGGGTGAGCTGAAGTTCACGCTGCGCGGGACGAAGCTCAAGGGTTCGTGGGTGCTGGTGCGAACCCGCAGCGGCTACCCGGCGTCCTCGGGCCGCCCTGCCTGGCTGCTGATCAAGCACCGTGACGCCTACGCCTCCGATCGGGACGTTACAGTCTCCAGGCCCAACTCGGTGGTTTCCCGGAGGACGCTCGCGGGAATCGCCGGGGCCGCGTCGGGGGATGCGGCCGGGCGAGCCGGAGGGTCTGCCACCGCCGCGATCGTTCGCCGCCCAGCGCCGCGGCGTCGCGCGCCCGCGTCGCGAAGAGGGCAGCGCCGTTGA
- the ligD gene encoding non-homologous end-joining DNA ligase has translation MNDRVPFRVHPMLATLVKEPVHRPGWVYEEKYDGDRILAYKEGAAVRLVSRNAKDRTATFPEIAAVIGGLPSTTLLLDGEVVAFDGGGISRFQLLQQGRIEPHYAIFDCLYLDGRDLRREPLTVRRKSLESAINKNERLLLARRLDKDGLAAYRTAKRKGYEGLVAKDLSSPYIEKRSTKWLKVKVHQEDEFVVVGYTAPGGHRSHFGALLLGAYDHGVLRYVGKVGTGFSESRLASLSRSFRPLVRKTSPLVDPPRERGVTYLAPRLVAQIAFEEWTADRKLRQPVFLGLRDDKRPSEVAMPGATP, from the coding sequence TTGAACGACCGCGTCCCGTTCCGCGTTCACCCGATGCTGGCCACCCTCGTCAAGGAACCCGTTCACCGGCCAGGCTGGGTCTATGAGGAGAAGTACGATGGCGACCGGATCCTGGCATACAAGGAAGGCGCCGCCGTCCGGCTCGTGTCGAGGAACGCGAAGGACCGTACCGCGACGTTCCCAGAGATCGCCGCCGTGATCGGAGGGTTGCCCTCCACCACCCTGCTCTTGGACGGGGAGGTCGTGGCCTTCGATGGGGGCGGCATTTCCCGTTTCCAGCTGCTGCAGCAGGGCCGGATCGAGCCGCACTACGCGATCTTCGATTGCCTCTACCTAGACGGCCGTGACCTGCGCCGCGAGCCGCTCACCGTCCGCCGGAAGTCACTGGAGTCGGCCATCAACAAGAACGAGCGCCTCCTCCTGGCGCGACGCCTGGACAAAGATGGGCTCGCCGCCTACCGCACCGCGAAACGGAAGGGCTACGAAGGGCTGGTGGCCAAGGATCTCTCCTCGCCCTACATCGAGAAGCGTTCGACGAAGTGGCTGAAGGTCAAAGTGCACCAGGAGGACGAGTTTGTGGTCGTGGGCTATACCGCACCAGGGGGCCACCGCAGCCATTTTGGCGCGTTGCTGCTCGGCGCATACGACCACGGGGTTCTTCGCTACGTGGGGAAGGTCGGGACGGGGTTCAGCGAGAGCCGACTGGCATCGCTCTCTCGCAGTTTCCGGCCATTGGTGCGAAAGACGTCTCCGCTCGTCGACCCCCCGCGCGAGCGCGGGGTCACGTACCTGGCGCCCCGCCTTGTCGCCCAGATCGCCTTTGAGGAGTGGACGGCGGACCGAAAGCTGCGGCAGCCCGTCTTTCTCGGGCTCCGAGACGACAAGCGGCCATCGGAGGTCGCCATGCCGGGAGCCACGCCGTGA
- the ligD gene encoding non-homologous end-joining DNA ligase: MTRRPAERAATQHLAVTVTHPDKFFWPTEGYTKLDLAHFYNAIFPSLAPFVKDRLLTLERCPDGMRGECFYQREAPRGMPPRTPTKRVRDAKGSTNYVVGGSRATQLTLVNLGCIAVHVWGSRAGAPRRPDWVCFDLDPSSGAFADAARAGLLVKDALDSLGVASFPKTSGSRGLHVFVPIRVGPDVSEVLGFAEAFVSRLAAAHPKDLTVDAHIAARRGRVYLDPYRNGFAQTVAAPFSVRRRPKAPVSTPLAWAEVSPRLVPSDFNLGNFVGRRQGHTPWQDFFRRRQSLAAAMKAVRRL; this comes from the coding sequence GTGACCCGGCGGCCGGCGGAACGGGCTGCGACGCAACACCTGGCCGTCACCGTGACGCATCCCGATAAGTTCTTCTGGCCCACCGAGGGGTACACCAAACTCGACCTGGCCCATTTCTACAACGCGATCTTTCCCTCTCTCGCTCCCTTCGTGAAAGACCGGCTGCTCACCCTCGAGCGCTGCCCGGACGGGATGCGCGGGGAGTGCTTCTACCAACGCGAGGCGCCGCGGGGGATGCCGCCGCGCACCCCGACGAAGCGGGTCCGTGACGCGAAAGGATCGACGAATTACGTCGTGGGGGGGAGCCGCGCCACACAACTGACGCTCGTCAACCTCGGCTGCATCGCCGTCCATGTCTGGGGCAGCCGGGCGGGGGCCCCTCGCCGGCCCGATTGGGTCTGCTTCGATCTCGATCCGTCGTCGGGCGCGTTCGCCGATGCGGCCCGCGCCGGGCTGCTGGTCAAAGACGCTCTGGACTCGCTCGGGGTCGCCTCGTTTCCTAAGACATCAGGGAGTAGGGGACTGCACGTGTTCGTTCCCATCCGGGTCGGGCCGGACGTCAGCGAGGTGCTCGGATTCGCCGAGGCGTTTGTCAGCCGGCTGGCTGCAGCCCACCCGAAGGACCTGACCGTCGACGCTCACATCGCCGCACGCCGGGGCCGGGTCTATCTCGATCCGTACAGGAATGGGTTCGCCCAGACGGTCGCCGCGCCGTTCTCGGTCCGCCGGCGGCCCAAGGCACCCGTGTCGACGCCGCTCGCGTGGGCGGAGGTGTCGCCGAGACTCGTGCCGTCGGATTTCAATCTGGGCAACTTCGTCGGACGCCGGCAGGGACACACCCCCTGGCAGGACTTCTTCCGGCGACGCCAGTCCCTCGCGGCGGCGATGAAGGCGGTCCGGCGTTTGTAG
- a CDS encoding divalent metal cation transporter has protein sequence MEGRSESLPAQVASGAPRPELAGSEVSSGITHEDVDRARDRLAVERARRAGRAGTPLARRLLPLWFLIGPGVLVFLGENDAPSMLSYAATGAQYGIGFFVPFVLVTFLAGFVVQEMTVRLGAVTHRGHAELIFDRFGRFWGRFAMGDLVIGNFLTLVTEFIGVRAGLSFFGVPPLIAVGGAMLIVFGVILTHRYWTWERITLGLAVFNGLFVPAALLAHPQWGMIGRSFLTWSPVPAGGLLKPDVMLLIMADIGATVTPWMLFFQQSAVVDKGLQPRDIRAGRTDTMLGTLLAATFGIATIVATAPLFAHGIKASDFQAAQFAQALQPLIGRVGATLFALGIFEAGLVAAITISTSSAYAFGEVLHKPHSLNRPLWEGWSFYGVLLASALAAAALVLIPNAPLTYIVLIVNVIAVLAMPPALVFLVLLVNDPVVMGEYTNGRWANIAIVIVTALLVLAGLGYGLVTVFPKLLGGG, from the coding sequence ATGGAGGGACGGTCTGAATCTCTGCCGGCGCAGGTCGCGTCCGGTGCCCCACGGCCCGAACTGGCCGGGAGTGAGGTTTCAAGCGGGATTACCCACGAGGATGTCGACCGGGCCCGGGACCGCCTTGCGGTAGAACGCGCGCGACGAGCCGGACGCGCGGGGACGCCTCTCGCACGGCGGCTCCTGCCGCTCTGGTTCCTCATCGGACCCGGGGTGCTGGTGTTTCTTGGCGAAAACGACGCGCCGAGCATGTTGTCCTACGCCGCCACGGGCGCCCAATACGGCATCGGGTTTTTTGTGCCGTTTGTCCTGGTCACGTTCCTAGCGGGGTTCGTGGTGCAGGAAATGACGGTGCGACTTGGCGCAGTGACGCACCGCGGGCATGCCGAACTCATCTTCGACCGCTTCGGGCGGTTCTGGGGGCGCTTCGCGATGGGCGACCTGGTCATCGGCAACTTCCTCACGCTGGTGACGGAATTCATCGGGGTTCGTGCCGGCCTCAGCTTCTTCGGCGTCCCCCCGCTGATTGCCGTCGGTGGCGCAATGCTCATCGTATTCGGCGTGATCCTCACACACCGCTACTGGACCTGGGAGCGCATCACGCTGGGGTTGGCGGTGTTCAACGGCCTGTTCGTACCGGCGGCTCTCCTCGCCCATCCGCAATGGGGCATGATCGGCCGCTCGTTTCTCACGTGGTCCCCGGTCCCGGCTGGCGGTCTCCTGAAGCCCGATGTGATGCTGCTCATCATGGCCGATATCGGAGCAACCGTGACTCCCTGGATGCTGTTTTTCCAACAGAGTGCCGTGGTCGACAAAGGTCTGCAGCCGCGCGACATTCGGGCGGGCCGGACGGACACGATGCTGGGAACGCTCCTCGCCGCGACCTTTGGGATCGCCACCATCGTCGCGACGGCGCCGTTATTCGCGCATGGCATCAAAGCGAGCGACTTCCAGGCGGCGCAGTTCGCCCAGGCGTTGCAACCCCTCATCGGGCGCGTCGGCGCCACTCTTTTTGCCCTGGGGATCTTCGAAGCAGGCCTCGTCGCCGCCATCACCATCTCCACGTCATCCGCGTACGCCTTCGGCGAAGTCCTGCATAAGCCGCATAGCCTCAACCGGCCGCTGTGGGAGGGGTGGTCATTCTACGGCGTGCTACTCGCGTCCGCCCTTGCCGCGGCGGCGCTCGTGTTGATACCTAATGCGCCCCTCACCTACATCGTGTTAATCGTCAACGTCATCGCGGTCCTGGCGATGCCCCCCGCGCTGGTCTTCCTGGTCCTCCTGGTCAATGATCCCGTGGTCATGGGTGAGTATACCAACGGACGGTGGGCGAATATTGCCATCGTGATCGTGACGGCGTTGCTGGTCTTGGCGGGGTTGGGGTACGGGCTGGTCACCGTGTTTCCCAAGCTCCTGGGCGGCGGGTAG
- a CDS encoding metal-dependent transcriptional regulator: protein MSVITGVMQDYLKAIYKLQQDRGTVSTSEIAERLGVSAASATNMIKRLARLRLVTYARYHGFALTPAGQRIALEIIRHHRLIELYLAQHLGVSLDKVDSEAERMEHVLSEDVEARIATTLGNPTQDPHGDPIPSADGTMRDIRYPQLEKLSPGETGVVVRVSDRSPALLRRLAKLGVLPGVVLKVVARRHGDCQVEVDGRQLNLPRALCEGVYIQWLSVPTKS, encoded by the coding sequence ATGTCGGTCATTACCGGCGTCATGCAAGACTATTTGAAGGCGATCTACAAGCTCCAGCAGGATCGGGGCACCGTGTCAACCTCGGAAATCGCCGAGCGGCTAGGCGTGTCGGCGGCCTCAGCCACGAACATGATCAAGCGCCTCGCCCGCCTTCGGCTGGTCACCTATGCTCGCTATCACGGCTTCGCGCTTACGCCGGCCGGCCAGCGCATTGCGCTCGAAATCATCCGGCACCATCGGCTGATTGAATTGTACCTCGCGCAGCACCTGGGGGTGAGCCTCGACAAAGTCGATAGCGAGGCGGAGAGGATGGAGCACGTGCTTTCGGAGGACGTGGAGGCCCGCATCGCTACGACCTTGGGAAATCCGACGCAGGACCCGCATGGTGATCCCATTCCCTCCGCGGATGGGACCATGCGTGACATCCGATACCCGCAACTGGAGAAGCTCTCACCCGGCGAGACGGGGGTGGTGGTTCGGGTGAGCGACCGAAGCCCTGCGTTGTTACGTCGGCTGGCCAAACTCGGCGTGCTGCCGGGTGTGGTGCTCAAGGTGGTGGCGCGCCGCCACGGCGACTGTCAGGTCGAGGTGGACGGACGTCAATTGAACCTGCCCCGCGCCCTGTGTGAGGGAGTGTACATCCAATGGCTGAGCGTGCCGACAAAGTCTTAA
- a CDS encoding HD domain-containing phosphohydrolase has translation MREHNHIRDVELAHLEVLARLALVAEFREDPSGKHAMRVGQISAVLAKTLRLPTHTVELIRYAAPLHDVGKIGIPDQILLKSGQLTPEEFEIIKTHTTIGARILAEGVSPLLKCAEEIALTHHERWDGTGYPNGLKGEAIPIAGRIVAIADAFDAQLGVRAYRKAWPIEKSIAEIERGSGTQFDPKVVEAFLAHTRASGVLQA, from the coding sequence ATGCGCGAACACAACCACATCAGGGACGTGGAACTGGCCCATCTCGAGGTCCTCGCGCGGTTGGCGCTGGTCGCCGAATTTCGCGAGGATCCCTCAGGCAAGCACGCCATGCGGGTCGGCCAGATTTCCGCGGTGCTGGCCAAGACGTTGCGGCTCCCCACGCACACAGTGGAGTTGATCCGCTACGCGGCCCCGCTGCACGATGTGGGCAAGATTGGGATCCCCGATCAGATCCTGCTCAAATCAGGTCAGTTGACGCCCGAGGAGTTTGAGATCATCAAGACGCACACGACGATCGGGGCGAGGATCCTCGCCGAGGGAGTGTCTCCACTCCTCAAGTGCGCGGAGGAGATTGCCCTCACCCATCATGAGCGATGGGACGGGACCGGGTATCCGAACGGCCTCAAGGGTGAGGCGATCCCGATCGCAGGACGCATCGTGGCGATCGCCGATGCCTTTGATGCGCAGCTGGGCGTGCGCGCCTACCGAAAAGCGTGGCCGATCGAAAAATCGATCGCGGAGATAGAGCGCGGAAGCGGAACACAGTTTGACCCCAAGGTCGTTGAGGCCTTCCTCGCACACACCAGAGCCTCGGGTGTCCTGCAGGCCTGA
- the aroF gene encoding 3-deoxy-7-phosphoheptulonate synthase gives MIVVMGPRHTPAERAAVVREIEGAGLRVHMSEGVERTVIGVVGDSHTKELLHESLEAMLGVERVVRILQPYKLVNREFHAGQDSTVRVRDVTIGGGRVVVIAGPCSVESRQQVAATARAVRAAGAHLLRGGAFKPRTSPYSFQGLEELALQALAEAREETGLPVVTEAMDARQLELVIKYADMVQIGARNMQNYTLLRDAGRAGHPVLLKRGPSATIEELLLAAEYIMSEGNANVVLCERGIRTFETSTRFTLDLAAVPVLKGLSHLPVVVDPCHSSGKWKLVAPMARAAVAAGADGLLVEVHPEPDQALSDGPQQLTPQHFTALMAEVSAVALAIGKRV, from the coding sequence ATGATCGTGGTGATGGGTCCCCGGCATACGCCGGCCGAACGAGCGGCGGTGGTTCGCGAGATCGAAGGCGCGGGCCTTCGCGTGCACATGTCCGAGGGTGTCGAGCGAACCGTGATCGGGGTCGTCGGCGACAGCCACACGAAGGAACTGCTCCACGAGAGCTTGGAGGCGATGCTGGGGGTCGAGCGGGTGGTCCGCATCCTGCAGCCGTACAAGCTCGTGAACCGCGAGTTCCACGCCGGGCAAGACTCCACGGTCCGGGTTCGCGACGTGACGATCGGCGGCGGCCGGGTGGTCGTGATCGCGGGACCGTGCTCCGTTGAGAGCCGGCAGCAGGTCGCCGCCACCGCCCGCGCCGTGCGGGCGGCCGGGGCGCACCTCTTGCGCGGCGGCGCGTTCAAGCCGCGAACGTCCCCCTACTCCTTTCAGGGGCTGGAGGAGCTGGCGCTACAGGCCCTGGCCGAGGCGCGCGAAGAAACCGGTTTGCCCGTCGTCACCGAGGCGATGGACGCGCGTCAGCTCGAACTCGTCATCAAATACGCGGACATGGTGCAGATCGGGGCGCGCAACATGCAGAACTACACCTTGCTCCGGGACGCCGGTCGCGCGGGCCACCCGGTGCTCCTCAAACGCGGGCCGAGCGCGACGATCGAAGAACTCTTGCTCGCCGCGGAGTACATCATGTCCGAGGGGAATGCCAACGTCGTGCTGTGCGAGCGCGGCATCCGTACCTTCGAGACCTCGACGCGGTTTACGCTCGATCTGGCCGCGGTACCCGTGCTGAAGGGCCTAAGCCACCTCCCGGTGGTCGTGGATCCGTGCCACAGCTCGGGGAAGTGGAAGCTCGTCGCCCCGATGGCACGAGCGGCGGTGGCCGCGGGCGCGGATGGTCTCTTAGTGGAGGTGCATCCCGAGCCGGATCAAGCCCTCAGTGACGGGCCGCAGCAGTTGACCCCACAACACTTCACCGCCCTGATGGCGGAGGTGAGCGCCGTGGCGCTCGCGATCGGCAAGCGCGTCTAG